ACTTCATTCAGCGGATTAGATGGCGTTTCCAAAAAAAACAACCGCGTATTGTTCTGCACTGCCGCTTGCCACGAAGCAAGATCAATCAGCGTGACGAAACTGACTTCCACACCAAACTTCTGCAAGTATTTAGTGAACAAGGCTGTGGTGGTGCCAAACACACTGCGCGAACACACCACATGATCCCCGCTTTTTAGCAGAGCCATGCAGGTCGCGAGAATAGCCGCCATACCAGAAGCGGTAGCCACTGCCATTTCACCGCCCTCTAGTGCTGCTAAACGCTGTTCAAAAATGGCCACAGTTGGATTGGTGTAACGCGAATACACATTGCCGTGATCGGTGCCAGCAAAACGCGCAGCTGCCTGCTCGGCAGAATCAAACACATAACTGGAAGTGAGAAATAACGGCTCGCTGTGTTCGCCGAATGCAGTGGATTCAAAACCTGCACGCACACCCAGCGTTTCAAAGGACCAATCATCGCTGTGATTGTTTTTTCTACTCATTACTTTCTCTCCAACCAAAACATTGGGCTGTAACCATTCACCGGAAACCGAATAGGTCCATCGGGATAACTCAACTTTTTCACAGCATAAGGAATTTCTGCAAACTCCAAACCTAGGTCACGCAACTCTTTTTCTCGATCTAAAACAATTACCGCGTAGTATCCGCCGAGAATTTTCTTGCGCGCGTCCTCTCGCAGCCTATTCGCCATCACTGGGTCGCTACCCGTCATCACATCGGTGACTTGGGTATTGTGCGCGCAAAATGCTTTACCCGCCATCCAAGCGAGATAACCGTGCGAAGTGATACACACATTGCCTTGCACAGCGCGCACTTTATCCAACAAGAATTGTGCAGCTGTCATATCGCGCTCTGCAGGCACTTGTTGTGCAGGGTCATAACGAAAGCGGGCAATATCCAGAGACAACACCGCCACTGCCAAAACAGACAACACGTCCATCATCACCGTGCGCTGCTTGGAGAAACGCTCCAACAGCAAACTGACCACCACCGCAGCGACCACGGCGAGACACACATACATCGGCATCAAGACATTAAAAAATGCGCCGGCATACGCGCGAGACAAACCCGAGAGAAAAACAAAGCCACCGACGAGGACAAACCAACCCGCACGCTCGCGCCACGTTTTTCCCATCAGACAGAAAAAAATTGGCAACAGCACTAAAAATGTAGGAACAGCCCACAGCACAATTTCCGCAAATCGCCGCCAACCGAATAAGGTAACGCCGTGCGTGCTCGCCATCTGCATGGTGTAAAACCAAAACTTACCGCCTGTGCCAATTATCAAAACGCCCAGCACTGGCAATCCAACGACCGCACAACACAACACATAAGCCAGCAGCGCGCGCCATCCCATCCAACACACGATGGCCAACATCACAAACGGCAATAAAAACAGCGAAGCTTGTTTGGTAAAAAATGCCAACACGCTGACAAACGCGCATAAAAAAGCGCCGCCAAGTGTCGGCCGATCGCGCCAATACAACAGACACCACCACGCCAACATCAACCACATCACCCACAGGGTGTCGACGCGCGCCAGATCAAACCAAAACCTAGTGTGCGGGTACATCGCCGCACAAAACAATACCGCCAACACCCCAGCCATACGGGAGTGCGCCATGCGCTTGGCAAGCAAAAAAACCAGCAGAAAAATAATGACCAGTGCCGCTACCGATACTGCACGCAAAGCAAATAAATTTTCGCCAAAAATCGCAACAGAAATCGCGGAAAAGCAATAGTACAACGGCATATACAAGGCCGGCACAAAATTCAGTGATGGCTCACCGTACAAGGGCTGATGCTGCACCACCCGCAACACTTGTTGTAATACACCACCTTCCATCCACTCCAACTCAAACGGATAGGCAGCGCGCTGTGAAATGACTTGTACGAGATTAAAAAAAGCTTCTCCACCGAAAAACAACAGTGGCAAGCACAACAGATAGTGCCAGCGAGCGTAAAGCATCAACTGGCTTCGCTCTGCTCAGCGCGCGTTGTGTATGCCAACCACGCTGCCATTGACATCCCCGCCAACACTTTTATTTTTTGCCGCATCATTGCGATGCGCATCCAAACGATCTAAATAAGCCTGATCGACATCACCGGTAATGTACTCTCCAGTGAACACCGAACACTCGAAGCTCTCCAGATGCGTGTACTCACCGCAACTCTCCACCAGATCATCCATATCCTGATACACCAGCCAATCCGCGCCGATTGCCTGGCACACTTCGTCTTCCGTGCGATTGTGCGCAATAAACTCAGTTGCCGACGGCATATCAATGCCGTATACATTGGGATACTTCACCGCAGGTGCTGCCGAGGCAAAATACACTTTGTTCGCGCCAGCATCGCGTGCCATTTGTACAATTTGTTCGCAGGTTGTGCCGCGCACAATAGAATCATCCACCAGCAATACATTTTTTCCGCGAAACTCCAAATCAATTGCGTTTAATTTTTGACGCACGGACTTCTTACGCTGTTTCTGCCCTGGCATGATAAAAGTTCTGCCGATATAACGGTTCTTCATCAAGCCTTCACGAAACTTCACACCAAGATTGTGCGCCAAAATTTGCGCAGCAACGCGACTGGTATCCGGCACTGGAATTACCACATCAATATCGTGCTCTGGGCGTAAGCGTTGGATTTTTTCCGCCAACTTTTCACCCATGCGCAAACGCGCTTTGTATACCGAGATGCCGTCCATGATGGA
The DNA window shown above is from Cellvibrionales bacterium and carries:
- a CDS encoding glycosyltransferase family 39 protein, giving the protein MLYARWHYLLCLPLLFFGGEAFFNLVQVISQRAAYPFELEWMEGGVLQQVLRVVQHQPLYGEPSLNFVPALYMPLYYCFSAISVAIFGENLFALRAVSVAALVIIFLLVFLLAKRMAHSRMAGVLAVLFCAAMYPHTRFWFDLARVDTLWVMWLMLAWWCLLYWRDRPTLGGAFLCAFVSVLAFFTKQASLFLLPFVMLAIVCWMGWRALLAYVLCCAVVGLPVLGVLIIGTGGKFWFYTMQMASTHGVTLFGWRRFAEIVLWAVPTFLVLLPIFFCLMGKTWRERAGWFVLVGGFVFLSGLSRAYAGAFFNVLMPMYVCLAVVAAVVVSLLLERFSKQRTVMMDVLSVLAVAVLSLDIARFRYDPAQQVPAERDMTAAQFLLDKVRAVQGNVCITSHGYLAWMAGKAFCAHNTQVTDVMTGSDPVMANRLREDARKKILGGYYAVIVLDREKELRDLGLEFAEIPYAVKKLSYPDGPIRFPVNGYSPMFWLERK